In Leptidea sinapis chromosome 21, ilLepSina1.1, whole genome shotgun sequence, the following proteins share a genomic window:
- the LOC126970445 gene encoding liprin-beta-1 isoform X5, which translates to MSDREFLTEPFEDDEDEERAAVGFVHPAVRSYMYAPMGGDSDSPDETTVKCSEWTERSNVQVQQAISSDSDTSTSDDDSEGQDYDIRNADYRTLTPNKRADSATRCDADFKWMPSGEIMEDSGEMHSVGSRCDNYNSASLERRRRTPSDRFDRDRKTRSSLTAKPPQCPSNHRVSPRPRRSRNEEIPELERRWNSYEHFRWPEGGWWPPMCWCHGPPPPPPCYMHDRSWPSHPSLAAMSSKSLKNDAEDRVRRLEVDKENLQLQVQVLSEQIAAQNEKMTDLERSLHDARQRLDDTEQRLQKEMVERSSLETQKLELLSKLSEVRLRVAERGLMERAPPVPDTSPLTRPAPPRTPPANYGRQIERNTHMYSSLPRSSVLPTMTEARVAFGKHNMVVARGRGHSVPNLAEKEETIPRGSPSPSLREVRARAGAGVRLEGDDFTRSSLRNSTPRHRSQTMAWQTTDVRQWDCETTCGWLESLGFEVYVSPARAWLSNSDKGVMAAASSNTIEKELGIKHPMHKKKIMLALTDLLGGHGDPLLTAAGRLDTAWTLRWLEDVGACGARAAAAEAALDARMLHRLTHHELHVHLRVTHALHALSIKRGIQVLRDNKFNPETMIRRAAEGEVMPVGTEVESDGGFGNPGELARWSSHRVMQWLKEIDLAEYAPNLRGAGVHGGLMLLETRFTGELLAALLNIPATKSLLRRHLTQRFNDLLGRDVIQQKRTAEQTLGYQPLTATTKYKVPKKSQFSLKRKKSKEEAELGDLLCPLHDDTSGDHLGTASTTMRVKSAAVPGGSAVCPPRDVTRGH; encoded by the exons ATGTCTGACAGAGAATTTCTTACGGAGCCCTTCGAGGACGATGAAGACGAAGAACGGGCCGCAGTGGGCTTTGTCCATCCTGCGGTCCGTTCTTACATGTACGCCCCGATGG GCGGTGACAGCGACAGCCCCGATGAAACAACAGTGAAGTGTTCCGAATGGACAGAGCGCAGCAATGTACAGGTACAACAGGCTATTTCGTCTGATTCGGATACCAGTACAAGTGACGACGATTCCGAAGGTCAAGATTATGATATACGAAATGCGGATTATCGTACTCTAACTCCGAATAAACGAGCCGATAGCGCGACAAGATGTGATGCTGATTTTAAATGGATGCCAAGCGGTGAAATAATGGAAGATTCGGGGGAGATGCATTCAGTTGGTTCGCGGTGTGATAACTATAACTCTGCTAGTTTGGAAAGAAGGCGACGCACACCAAGCGATCGCTTTGACCGTGATCGCAAGACACGATCCTCACTGACTGCAAAACCACCACAATGTCCTTCGAACCATAGAGTGTCACCAAGACCCCGACGCTCGCGTAATGAGGAAATACCTGAATTGGAGCGACGATGGAACTCTTACGAGCATTTCCGTTGGCCTGAAGGTGGATGGTGGCCACCAATGTGCTGGTGCCATGGTCCTCCACCACCGCCGCCGTGCTACATGCACGATCGTTCTTGGCCATCGCATCCGTCCCTTGCAGCAATGTCTTCTAAATCACTCAAG AATGACGCAGAGGATCGCGTGCGAAGGCTCGAGGTGGATAAGGAGAATCTCCAGTTGCAAGTCCAGGTGCTATCGGAACAGATCGCGGCGCAGAACGAGAAGATGACAGACCTGGAGCGATCGCTGCACGACGCTCGACAACGGCTTGACGACACCGAACAGAGGCTGCAAAAG GAAATGGTTGAACGGTCGTCGCTAGAGACACAGAAGCTCGAGTTGCTATCGAAGCTGAGCGAGGTGCGGCTGAGAGTGGCAGAACGCGGCTTGATGGAGCGTGCGCCCCCAGTGCCTGACACCTCGCCCCTCACCAGACCAGCGCCACCCAGG ACGCCGCCCGCCAACTACGGGCGCCAGATCGAGCGAAACACCCACATGTACTCGTCTCTCCCGCGCTCTTCGGTGCTGCCCACGATGACAGAGGCGCGGGTCGCGTTCGGTAAACACAACATGGTGGTGGCCAGGGGACGCGGACACTCCGTACCTAATCTAG CGGAAAAGGAGGAGACGATACCACGTGGCAGCCCGTCTCCGTCGCTGCGAGAAGTACGCGCGCGGGCCGGCGCGGGGGTGAGGCTCGAGGGGGACGACTTCACGAGGAGCTCACTCCGGAACTCCACGCCGCGGCATCGCTCGCAGACCATGGCCTG GCAGACAACAGATGTGCGGCAGTGGGATTGTGAAACGACTTGCGGTTGGCTGGAGAGTTTAGGTTTTGAAGTTTACGTGAGTCCGGCGCGCGCCTGGCTCAGTAACAGTGACAAGGGAGTGATGGCGGCCGCCTCCTCCAACACCATAGAAAAAGAATTGGGCATTAAACATCCCATGCACAAGAAGAAAATCATGCTGGCGCTTACTGATCTCTTG GGCGGCCACGGGGACCCTTTGTTGACAGCAGCGGGTAGACTGGACACGGCGTGGACGTTGAGGTGGTTGGAAGATGTGGGGGCGTGTGGGGCGCGGGCGGCGGCGGCTGAGGCTGCCCTGGACGCGAGGATGCTGCACCGACTGACGCACCACGAGCTGCACGTGCATCTGCGGGTCACGCACGCCTTGCACGCACTGTCCATCAAGCGAG GTATTCAAGTTCTCCGCGACAACAAGTTCAACCCTGAGACGATGATACGCCGTGCGGCCGAGGGCGAGGTGATGCCCGTGGGAACTGAAGTCGAGAGCGATGGCGGCTTCGGCAACCCTGGGGAGCTGGCACGGTGGTCGTCGCATCGGGTGATGCAGTGGCTTAAGGAGATCGACCTCGCTGAATACGCGCCCAACTTGAGAGGAGCCG GAGTGCATGGCGGTCTGATGCTGCTGGAGACTCGGTTCACGGGCGAGTTACTGGCTGCTCTGCTCAACATCCCGGCCACCAAGAGCCTGCTGCGGAGACATCTCACCCAGAG GTTCAACGACCTCCTGGGCCGTGACGTTATCCAACAGAAGCGAACCGCGGAACAAACGCTGGGCTATCAGCCACTTACAGCTACTACCAAATATAAG GTACCAAAGAAAAGTCAGTTCAGTTTGAAGAGGAAGAAGAGCAAAGAGGAGGCTGAGTTGGGCGACCTCTTGTGTCCGCTACACGACGACACCTCAGGTGATCATCTCGGTACCGCTTCGACA
- the LOC126970445 gene encoding liprin-beta-1 isoform X7: MTDLERSLHDARQRLDDTEQRLQKEMVERSSLETQKLELLSKLSEVRLRVAERGLMERAPPVPDTSPLTRPAPPRTPPANYGRQIERNTHMYSSLPRSSVLPTMTEARVAFGKHNMVVARGRGHSVPNLAEKEETIPRGSPSPSLREVRARAGAGVRLEGDDFTRSSLRNSTPRHRSQTMAWQTTDVRQWDCETTCGWLESLGFEVYVSPARAWLSNSDKGVMAAASSNTIEKELGIKHPMHKKKIMLALTDLLGGHGDPLLTAAGRLDTAWTLRWLEDVGACGARAAAAEAALDARMLHRLTHHELHVHLRVTHALHALSIKRGIQVLRDNKFNPETMIRRAAEGEVMPVGTEVESDGGFGNPGELARWSSHRVMQWLKEIDLAEYAPNLRGAGVHGGLMLLETRFTGELLAALLNIPATKSLLRRHLTQRFNDLLGRDVIQQKRTAEQTLGYQPLTATTKYKVPKKSQFSLKRKKSKEEAELGDLLCPLHDDTSGDHLGTASTTMRVKSAAVPGGSAVCPPRDVTRGH, from the exons ATGACAGACCTGGAGCGATCGCTGCACGACGCTCGACAACGGCTTGACGACACCGAACAGAGGCTGCAAAAG GAAATGGTTGAACGGTCGTCGCTAGAGACACAGAAGCTCGAGTTGCTATCGAAGCTGAGCGAGGTGCGGCTGAGAGTGGCAGAACGCGGCTTGATGGAGCGTGCGCCCCCAGTGCCTGACACCTCGCCCCTCACCAGACCAGCGCCACCCAGG ACGCCGCCCGCCAACTACGGGCGCCAGATCGAGCGAAACACCCACATGTACTCGTCTCTCCCGCGCTCTTCGGTGCTGCCCACGATGACAGAGGCGCGGGTCGCGTTCGGTAAACACAACATGGTGGTGGCCAGGGGACGCGGACACTCCGTACCTAATCTAG CGGAAAAGGAGGAGACGATACCACGTGGCAGCCCGTCTCCGTCGCTGCGAGAAGTACGCGCGCGGGCCGGCGCGGGGGTGAGGCTCGAGGGGGACGACTTCACGAGGAGCTCACTCCGGAACTCCACGCCGCGGCATCGCTCGCAGACCATGGCCTG GCAGACAACAGATGTGCGGCAGTGGGATTGTGAAACGACTTGCGGTTGGCTGGAGAGTTTAGGTTTTGAAGTTTACGTGAGTCCGGCGCGCGCCTGGCTCAGTAACAGTGACAAGGGAGTGATGGCGGCCGCCTCCTCCAACACCATAGAAAAAGAATTGGGCATTAAACATCCCATGCACAAGAAGAAAATCATGCTGGCGCTTACTGATCTCTTG GGCGGCCACGGGGACCCTTTGTTGACAGCAGCGGGTAGACTGGACACGGCGTGGACGTTGAGGTGGTTGGAAGATGTGGGGGCGTGTGGGGCGCGGGCGGCGGCGGCTGAGGCTGCCCTGGACGCGAGGATGCTGCACCGACTGACGCACCACGAGCTGCACGTGCATCTGCGGGTCACGCACGCCTTGCACGCACTGTCCATCAAGCGAG GTATTCAAGTTCTCCGCGACAACAAGTTCAACCCTGAGACGATGATACGCCGTGCGGCCGAGGGCGAGGTGATGCCCGTGGGAACTGAAGTCGAGAGCGATGGCGGCTTCGGCAACCCTGGGGAGCTGGCACGGTGGTCGTCGCATCGGGTGATGCAGTGGCTTAAGGAGATCGACCTCGCTGAATACGCGCCCAACTTGAGAGGAGCCG GAGTGCATGGCGGTCTGATGCTGCTGGAGACTCGGTTCACGGGCGAGTTACTGGCTGCTCTGCTCAACATCCCGGCCACCAAGAGCCTGCTGCGGAGACATCTCACCCAGAG GTTCAACGACCTCCTGGGCCGTGACGTTATCCAACAGAAGCGAACCGCGGAACAAACGCTGGGCTATCAGCCACTTACAGCTACTACCAAATATAAG GTACCAAAGAAAAGTCAGTTCAGTTTGAAGAGGAAGAAGAGCAAAGAGGAGGCTGAGTTGGGCGACCTCTTGTGTCCGCTACACGACGACACCTCAGGTGATCATCTCGGTACCGCTTCGACA